The DNA window TTCAAAAGAGGAGTTTGTGATGCAACAGAAGAGGCACTATGACCCTGCGGGTGTCGGAGTGGCACCCCTGGCCTACCTGAGACACTTTGGAGTGGGAGAGGATGGGCTCAATGTGCTCTGTGGTCAGATCTGCGCATACGGACATCAGCAGAGTGGCCACGGTTAGGATGACCAGGGCCCTCCACCTGGACCAGTGAACTACAGCACTGTGGTGGTGACCGGGGACTGCAACACAGGCAGGGCTTATGGGACCAAATACCACATCCTTACAGCAAAACCGAGGAGGGCATACCGAGATGAGAACAAAGCGTTTTGGCCGCTTGTTACAGTTTATGCTGCACTCCTCAGTTTGCTAACCTAGAACAGGCACAGGAGCTGCAATTTCAATAGGAAAGCACATGCAATGTTCCCTCTTCTATTCTAGCACATCTGCAGTACACTTTCCATTCCACAGGCGGAAGGAAATTAAGTTGAGCTGTAACCCAGAAAATCACAAACATATACCACGCATAACAAGTATCACAAATGCGATTTGATGAGATTTTACCGAGTAGATCCAACAGTAAAAAAAGGTCTCACACAACATTgagtaaaacagttaaaaatggtaaaaacatTTAGAACAAGGTTGGAGAGGAGAGTTCCATCAGCAAAGAGACAAACAGAGTTTAATTCTACattgttttgtactttttacCATTTTGACTGTGAAGAGTGCAGGAGTACTCTACTTGTTACTTGTTGGGCTTTTTAGGGTGCATGTAATTATTTCAGACTGTGAATCAGTTTTAAGTGTCAAAACGTTGGCATATCATCTTTACACCTCGCAAACCAACCTCTCGCCAGCCTGGAGGAGGCTGCTACTGACCTTGACACTCGCTGATGTGGATGTCGTAGATATGGGAGTGGGTCTTCAGGGTGAAGAGAAGGCCGATGAGGTAGGCAGCAGGGAGCAGGACAGACACGGTGTAAACCAAGGGCCTGAGACACAGGCGAGAAAGGAGAGTGTAGCTACATAATCTTTGGTCAGGGTCACATTCGCAGCTCAGACCTTGTAGCGCAAGATGTAAATAACGAAAATGACTTTGATTAAACTAGATCAACTTTGGGAACATAAAGGATAGTTCATTCCACCAAGTGATTGATTCAATATTAATATCTACTGATCCATTTCTATTCTATATTGGGCATGTGTTTATTGCAATcaaattctaatttatttttagtttagaagggaGAGAAAAGCCTGTCCAGTCTTCCTTTCTGCAGCTGATATTGCAGTAGGTTGTCACAGTGTTTGATGCTCATCCCTGTGGCTACATTAATGTTAATTCAGAGATGATTAATTCATATGATGTAGAAGCCAGTTTAAAGGAGCACAGTGGCACTTGAAGGTGAGAATAGACCTATCTACAGGCACCACTTCTACACTATATGAATAAGACCAAGCAATAGAAAAATAGCACTAAATGCCAGACATACTACGGAGTGCCACAATGCAAGTAATGGGTAAATCTGTTCACCAGTGTAATTATGGTGCACATTGGGATAAAGGTCCAAAATGAAATAGAAGACCTAGTCTTCCATTTATTTAATGATTCCAGAATTCTCACCAGCATTGACAGTCAGCCATAAAtcagtaaatatttaataagatCAGTACTCACTCAATATGACTGTGAAACagtgaataattattttcactCTGTAAAGACAAAGGCAGGCAAATGTGAGGATAGAACCAGCactgaatatatttaatttattaaggcTCTGAATGTGtaatgtatgaaaaataaattgatatactgtacagtatatgaaagttAACATATAAAGCAAAACAGGAAATTATGGGGTTAAAATATTACCTTTACTATAACTAAAATAAAGCAGACTGTATATTTCAGCTTAATTACATTCTTATGAGTTCTAAGATTACTCTTTATCAATATTCCACTTTGTCTTGTGCTATTCAGTAAAATGACACTGTAAAACCATCATGTTATGTTTGTAAACTGTAAGCATCCGTCTTAATTCCTGGCTAACTCTGAATTGCATTTGTACAAAGCTCAGTCCTATATGAGAGGAGCAAAAGACTGCAGAATCGTACCAGGTCGTAACGGCAGTCCATGCAGACAAACGGACCAGTACCATTGTCTGACGAGTTGGTGCAGTCCTGACAGATGAGGTTCCCATAGGCTTTGGAAAAGAGTGTGGGAGCAAACACCCCTGtggagcaaaacaaaaacagacagaaGTCAACACAAGGGCGACAGTGTGGAGTAACCCTTCGCACTCCAGACCCTTGACTGAGGGTTGAGGGCTCAACTCGCAGTTGAggacactgatactgtacccctgagcaaggtgCTTTGCAAAGATTGaacactgatatacagtacaaactgatACTAAAATAGGCACTGTGATTGTTGCCTTTATAACTTGCTTTGGATAACAGCATCAACCAAATAATTTCCCTCGCAAATTCACTGTACAAGTCAACACtttggaattttatttttttgtttgccaGAGTCAGAAATGTTTACTGTTTCAGTCCACTTTGCTATACATGTTCTGAAAGTGGTGCATGCAATGCAAAGGTTTACGTGTGTAACTCTGTCAGTGTGCACTGCTTGCAAAGGAACACGTAAGGGTTCATTCAACTCTGAAAAGCAGAATATAGTAACATGCACACAGGCTAGGATGCACACAAGGAAACATTGACCCTCATTCAGGTTGGACATGTTGCGTATCTTCTGTCTGCTTTTCAGTGGGGAATTCTACTTGTCTTGCTCCTGTGCAATGTAAAAATTACTGTTAGAGTGGGGTGCAGGTTTTCTGATCCTGCTGTTGTTCCCAGTGCTGTAAGAGAGTGTTGGTGTTCAGGGAAAGGTAGGAAGTGAGCATCTTATGATGTACAAGCCTGAATGGAGACACACTTGGCACACCAGTACCCAAGTCGCCATGGAAATTGCAGAATTTGATTCCATGTTGATTCCCAGGCTGTTTTAGGGTCCAGGGCAATTAAGTTGCAGCAGAGAGACAGCCGACTAAATATAAGCATGCCTATGATTAACACTACCAGGCACACAGCAGTATGGCCGCTATAGTAATGCTTGGTActgggacactgtgctgtaatgACTGAAAAGGCAAGTCTCTCACCTCCAACCGATATGAAAAGCAGAGCTGAGCTGACCCCTGCAGAGCGACTGTTAAACCTTTGCTCCTGGTGCTTCAAGCCCCCAATGATCATGCAGATTCCCTGGAGAAAGACAAGTGTTAACACGGGGATTTTACAGATCCCATTAGCAAGGATTTAAATCGAGCCGATAACTCATGGAATGACTCCCAAAGACTGATTTTCTGAAAGTTAAACAGGAAgggtatctttttttaaatcaaaagatCCAGCAATccagaagctacagtatatatacacacatacaaTACACACACCCTTCACATTTGTTACATCACGTTTTCCACCATCAGACAGCCAGTGCATCCCAGAGATTAAACACTGCGAAATCTTAGCTGAGAATGTAGCTCATGCACCCAGGCTAGGATGCATACAAGGAAATGGGCACATGTTTAAGTTAATATATGCcttcaatttaaaatgttgacaatttttgttattttgaataCCAAAATTATCCTcaaactaggatcacaccttcccccttctcgcAACGACAGACTCGTCTCTTTTGAAATCCTCTCTACTTATTTGCAGGTATTGGCTTCACTCCTCTGCTGTCCCCCCTGAGTGTCTGTAACTTTCTCCCCTGCTACCCAGCTCTTCTTAACTACTGTCTTTTGTTCTCCCTGATGTTATTTCTCTTCTcgtttccctctctccctcacacccgaagaaggctccacagtcaaaacgttctgttccttttcctttcagcaaggaataaatcTTGACCCGTTCCTTCAGTTTTAACATTTGCACCTTGTATTTGCATACAAGACTGTTCTTGCACAGGTGTGTTTCAGAGTTATAATTTAAAGACGTGCTGTTGGGAGATCCTCAACAAGGAACGGTATGTAAACGCACCACTGAAGGATGAGTCAACAAAGACCAGACTCACAGGCACGAAGAGAATGCAGCCAAGTAGTGTCCCGGTCAGCGCAGATTTCACAATCTCCTCGTAGCACTTGTTCTGCTCCTGGTAGCCATGAATCAGGGCCGTGATGTAGAAGGTGAGCTCGATGACGGAGCCGAAGGTGGCGTTCACCACTGCACCCACTGCAAAGCTACTCTGTGCTGAAATACTGATGAAGTAAAAAGATAAGGCAGTCCACACAACTGAAATCACTGCTCTGTACTGAAAGCGGTCTCGCCACTTGAATTCCAGGCAAAAGACACATCTGCTGAGCAGTCTCTGTCGTGTACCGATACTGCTTCTGCGCatcttgtactgtatactaggaGAGCAAGTACTTCGGCATAAATAAATGACTCCCCGCTACACCTCCTACCCAGAAGGAGAATTAACTAACTCACAGATGGCATCATAAAACGGTAAACCTTTAgttatttctacatttttttgtaaaaataagcatttcaaaAGGAACAAGGGCCGAAGTTGCACCTTTAGTTCTGGGAAAATAATTCCCTTTGCCAGGACTCACTCTGAACCCTAAACTCACTCCTCAAAACTTAATGAGTGCTTTCAAAGAAAGGCATCTGTCCATCAATACAGGCAACACTTAAGAGTGGGACTCTGCAGCAAGTAAAAACCTTTAAAGTTATTAAACCAATGTCCTGAATTTCATTAACCTAATTCAACTGGacaaaaaacacagctatggTATGCTTACAATACTTAACACCACCCACAAGAAAGTTTCACATCATTTAAGGCCGAGAAACAAAGCTTCACTTTCGAGTTCTCCTAATCTGAGTGCCCCCCTGCCCTtcccacacacagagacaggcagCGGGGCGTCACCTGGCGATGGCCATGCCAATGAAATAGGACAGTGGGACGATGGAGACCAGGGCCATGGTGAACTTCACCGGAGAGCTGGCATACTGGTTATCCCTGTCCCCATAGCCAATCCCAAGCGTGATGATGACAAGAGGCAAAAGATCTGTATTATTCAGGGTTAAGgcaagaaaaaacaggacatgcCCCCACTGCAAAACCAGAATACAACTACATTAAGATATGAAACGGATACACAATAATGTAGCTAGAATCCACATTGTATTGGTCGTACCTGCATGATAGATGATCTTGTGCTGTAGAAAATTACAATGTTGCTCAGAAAACTTTATTCAAAGGCCAATGTGTCAATACATCAGTATTACTGACAGGGCTGCAGTATCATATCTTATTTCACTTCCCCATGTGCAAGTAATAGTtcatttggaaaaacaaatagTCCTAAGTCTTCTAGTTTATGTGGTCTGTTGGCACACTCTGGCAAAATCTCAAGATCCTCTTACAGGGAGTTTGCAAAGGATACTGACAGCAAACACATTAATCCCATCTACCGTATACTTATAGTAATACAAGTTAAAAGCACGATAAATGCACAGGATCACCTCAGACTCAGAACTCACATCTGTCTGTggtgggaaagaaaaaaaaaagtttagttttAGGAATCTTTTTTACAGCAGAGATATAAAGTATCCTTAAACGTCATGAAAAGTGGACATCACCACTTATGAGTCCCTATGCAGTAATGCCTATTTTAGGATAgcattttattcttaaaacatTACATGAATGTCAAAGAAACCACAAAACCCTTCTGCAGTAGTAAGGGTCAACTCTtttcacacacaaagcaaattgTACATTGTCTTTCCTTTCAAACCATTATCAGACATACTTGTGACAGACCTCTGCCAAAGAGGGACGACAGTCACAAAACATGGGCACCATCTGAATCATGAACAAACACGACGACCAAGCCAGAGAGGAGAAGAAGCTGGGCTGAAGAGATATTGTCCTTCAAAATAACTTACAGAAGCAATTCAAATAAAGAGGGATAAAAAGTTAAAGAGGATTAACCAGTTCAGTAAGGGTCTCCTATTCTCAAGCTGCAGTACAACAAGAGTCTTCAACAAGTATCATCTGACAACTTGTTGCTGCTCTGGATTCAAATGTACAGAAGCAGTATATCCACCAGCATTTTACACAAGACTTAAAAATCCTCTAGTGCCCTAGAGTCAAGATCCATCTCACTCCTGGTTAAAATAATACCAATGATGCCGGTTGTTACCCTTTTAAGGTTTCGGATGGAAACCTGTTCCGGGGGCATGAGCAGGATGGTCCTGATGGTCCTGGCGTTCATCTTGGACACCGGAATGGTGAAGACCAGAATCCAGGAGAGGAAAGAGGCCAATGCATGGATCAGGAAGAGGAAGGGGTATCCCAGCAGCAGCCAGACGTATGTTCTCACACAACACTGCCCTCAGGAACAGCAAGTCACGGAGTTAACAAGCTGACAACTCCACTCACGGCGGAAAATCACTTCACACGCTGCTAAAGAACACATTGCGTAAAGATAAACCCCTGTAGTTAATGCTTGCGTCTCTAATGCAGTGTCTAGGAAAACATAATTTGCATCagattgtcttttaaaaattgttttgctttattaACGTTTGCACATTTTGGCAAAATGCATAGAAATGATTGTGAAAGGCTATACAATGTAGTAAATATGCATGACACTGAAATGTTAACCATTtagtaacaacaacaacaacaataataattcctttcacttatatagcgcttttctggacactccactcaaagcgctttacaggtaatggggactcccctccaccaccaccaatatgcagcatccacctggatgatgcaatggcaggcATAGTGCGCCAgcacgctcaccacacatcagctatcagtgggaaggagaacaatgaagaagccaattcatagacggggattattaggaggccatgattggtaaggaccaatgggaaattggcCAGGATGtctgggttacacccctactcttttcgagaaatgccctgggatttttaatgaccacagagagtcaggacctcagtttaacatctcatccgaaggacggtgtcttttttatttttacagtatagtgtccccatcactatactggggcataaggacccacacagactgctgggcccactaacaccacttccagcagcaaccttagctttcccaggaggtctcccatccaggtactgaccaggctcacacctgctgagcttcaggggcTGCTGCTGGTAACACCTGTGGATGTTGTTCTTCTTCCTTGAACTTGGCCCAGTTCTGATTTTCACTACATGGCAATGATAACAGCAGAGGGGAAGGTATTACTGGGACAAGTATTGCTTGGCCAGACAATACTGAAGGCCTTGTCAGCAGAATTCAGCTGGCCAGGGAAGCACTGAACTCAGCAGCGTTCAGAGAGAATCTAACACAAGGACTTGGGCCAGGCTTACCCAGTACCGTGGCTCACTGGGCCCTGGGCTCCGTGAACAGACTGGAACATGCCGCTTGGACTGCATAAGGGGGGAAGTTTCCTTTACTTCGTCCACCTCTGGGATGGCTTCGCATTCAGGGAACCGGATACAGCACTTCCTGAACGGGTTGTTGAACTGCAGAGGTTCAAGACAAGCAATAAAAAGACTCATAAATGATCAGTCCTCAAGGCAGCGTTTTTCTAGATTCATGCTCCCAGGATTGACACCAGCATACTACCATCAAAGATACTGCATCAATATTTAAGGACAtgccaagtaaaaaaaatatatacagtacatacataacTAATCATCTAAACCTTTCATCTGGTGCTACAGCTTTAGCTAACCTTTGGGGGACTCCACATATTTCATTCAAAGTGCTCTGGAACTTGCAGATTATTATTGTGAATCCAGGGAAATTGAGATGCttccaaagagtggcacacAACTGACTCAACCAGTGCATGAGCAAGAGTTTGGGGATTTGGCTAGCCATATAAAGCTCTCTGCTGCTGGACACATCGCCTTTGATTCTGAACACTTCTGTGCTGCACAGGTTGACTACATGACACAGGAGTCAGGGACATGCTGATGCACACAAGTCTTCATCTCTCCTGATCCAAATAATCAAAGTCCTTGAAGGCACTGTCAAACCCCGGGCTTTTCTTAAGAATGAACCGTGCAATACAAACCATGTAGAAGTGCATTTACaaacaagaacaggaggcacttctttactgaaagggttgtgggagtacgGAACAGCCTGCCCAGCCGATATCATGAATTCTTTCAATAGGAAACTTGTGGATCAATTATCGAACAGGCCTGATGGGCTGAATGCccacctcttgtttgtaacctctcTTATGCTTGGGCAAGCAAAGAACAGAAATAactaatcataaaaaaataataataaataacagatTTGCAGAAATCCAAGAGGAGAATGAAACAGAAGGCAATATAGAAATACAGAATTCTGGAGCACATAGAGGTTAATTTCATGTAAAAAGTGAAAAGCATGAAAGATAATATTTGAGCAGCAGAGTCATCTTGAGGGATGGACATTGCATCTAAGATGGTTTCACACCTCCACActtacagaccagttgcactgacttctcacatcatgaagacactggagaggctggtcttatcccacctgagacccctggtcagctcatcactggacaccctacagtttgcctaccagcccagtgttggtgtggaggatgcgatcatctacatgctgcaaagggcctactcacacctggacagggctggcaacactgtaaggatcatgtttttcgacttctccagtgccttcaataccatccagcccttacttctaaagaggaagctggaggagatgcaagtcgatgcctccatgacctcgtggatcactgactacctgacgggcagaccacagtctgtgagacttcagaactgcgtgtctgaactggtagtgagtaacacaggggcacctcaagggacagttctttctccattcctcttcactctctatacttcggactttaagtacaactcaaagtcatgccacctgcaaaagttctcagatgattctgcaattgtgggatgtatcaagggtgagcaggaggaggagtacagaggactggtcagcagctttgtggagtggtgtggggtgaaccacttggaactgaatgttacaaagacaaaggaactggttgtagatttcaggaggaaaaaggtcaaacctactcctgtctacatccatgggagtggcgtggagatggtggactcgtacaagtacctgggagtgcacatcgacgagagactggaatggtctaagaacatcgaggccatctataagaacggacagagccgactttacttcttgaggaggctcaggtccttcaatgtgtgtagtaagatgctacacatgttttatcagtcggtggtagcgagtgccattttctacgcagtggtgtgctggggctctgggattagagcagtagattccaaaaggctgaacaagctcatcaggagagcgagctctgtcattgggtctgacctggaccccttggaggtagtggctgagaggagaatgatgtccaaactggaggccatcatggacaacttctcccatcccctctatgacaggcttgcaggaatgaagagcacgttcagcaatagactgattcatccacggtgcgacagggagcgctacaggaggtcattcttgccgtctgccataagactgtacaacgcatccaccttgcgtcttggcagaggcaacagcgacagtgacctgtttctggactaaacgcatatacacatctactgctacatctgttctctttctttttctttttcccgtttacaaccacttttgtgcaatatatgccagggacctgtgcaatacatttatatttatatttatatcatgTATATTTATCTATtctacatctatatttatattcatacgtgtgatacgattttctgtgtactgttctgttctagtttcctcttgtgtgtccggactgtgagtaactcttgtattgtattgtatgtattgtactattagtatataattcgttacactgtggctgtgttgtgtgtgtcaagctgctgttgcactgcaatttccctcacgggatcaataaagtatctatctatctatctattagACAACACTATCTTTATGCAGAGGAGAAAAGCACCTGCCCATGATGGTAACCTTATTTACTTAATTTATAACTACATATACAAAAATATTCTTAAACAACATAACACACTAAACTTTGATCATAGGTTCCTTTATAACGCATGCAGCACAGACctattattttttccccagacTGTATTTAGCCAGACCAGACCTcttgttgtatactgtatgaccaCAGTGACAATGCAGTAGAGGTAAGCTGTAGTGCTATGGAGcatgtgatactgtatgtcagaacaAAGAAAAGGATGTTCTTCTTTTTCAAAGTATATAAAGAGCTCTCATCAGGATTGAGATATCAGAGGAGAAATGACAAACAGTGAGAAACAGGGTGATGctggaagaaagaaagaaagaaataaggGGGTTACactcaacaacaaaaaaaaaacttcagaagCTACCTTTTGTATGGACTTCCCAAATggccacagaaaaaaacaagctaATTTCCAACAAAGCTTTCCTGAAACAAGAAAGAGGAACAGTTCAAACTTAaactttccaaaacaaaattaacatcAAGACGGATGTTAAgcgaaaaataaatacacaagaAAGTACCTACCATATTGTGCTCCAATTACTGTGAGAAACATTAGAATGCTAATAAATGCATGAGCCAAAGATATCCACCAACCGAACAAAATGACATAAGTAACATTTCCACATGTCACCAAAGAACctgcaaaaatgaaatgtacagttATTGTACAATCTATAAATGCAAcattagaaattaataatttgCTCAAATTGCTTTTCAAAAAGCAGAAATCCTTAAATCCTAAGgacactgcacatactgtatatgaatagtTCACAAGCTAAAGAAGGAGAGAAGCCTTTGAGTTAAACTGTGAACTAGACTAGTCTGACTAGCTTTCAACACAACAGCCATTAAATGTCCAGTTGCATCAGCCCTTACGATGTACTTTAATCCTCAGAAGTTTCACATAAATGCCTTGATCAACAATTTGAGACTTTTGGATAGAGATGCCAGTTAGTCTTGTTAAATTCAGCAGTGAATTTTGTAGAGCCCTCTCTACAAGCACTACAGCCGTCCCAACCAATTTCCATACTTCGAGCAAATACTGGATTTTAAAAGGACCTGAGCTTTACTTACCCGTGGGGCTCCTAATGATGTTGAGCTCCGAGTACAGTTCTTTCACAATCTCCGACCTGTCCTCCCAGGGCCTCTCTGTCACATGACTCTTCCATTTCTTGAAGCCAAACTAACAAACAAACAGACACgcgtactgtacattttcaacaCAACCACAGAGGTGCTGCTGAAATACATTCAGTTTGAGGGCTATGAATTTCTTTAtgcattgaaattaaaaaatatataaaaatatttgagaTATTATATCAGGTgcagtggctaaggatctgcacctgtggctggaaagttgccagttcgaatcccacagctggcaaagaaatcctactttgttgggcccctgagcaaggcccttaaccccagctgctccagggacgccgtataaatggctgacctgcgctctgaccccaagcttctcctccctgtctatgtgtctcatggagaggaagctggggtatgcaaaatgacgaattcctaatacaagaaattgtatatggccaataaagtgatcttaacaaggaacaagtaaaggtttattccatgctgaaaagagaagaaaggaaacctgtggagccttcttcgggtgtcataTCGAAAATAATGtatgaaatacatttcttacaaaaaaagtcattttgcaGTCATTCTGTGCACTTTCCCTCTCCATCAAAACTGGAACCCATCAGCCACGTCTTAAAAAAGTGCATGCATCACGATCCCTTCCAAACACAAATGCCAGAAGTTTCCGGCGGCTCACTAAGGTCACACATGCCAAGAAAGGGTGAAGAGATCTGCCATCTACTGACCAGCCACAAACCCCCAGAGATGACATCCATAACTTACTGGACTGTTGAATTCTGGCAGTGAACTGGGGCAGTGTGTCATGTGCAGTGATGAGAAAGAAGGAAGATGGGGACCCAAAGGTGAAAAACAAGGTTGATACTTTTATGTGAAAAGCAAGAAATCCTGCATATTCATGAGACTGTCACCAAGATTTGCAAATTCTATCAAACTTTGCAGTTTGCTTGTATTATTACGCAAACCATCTTCAACTTTCTGAAAAAGATATTTTGCACAGCTCTCCTCACTCTTTTTAAGGAATGCCTTGTCTTTAGCACTGTTCACCATTCATTTCAGGAATAGTGTGCATACAATTTGGACTTTTAAATGGAACCAGTTCTAGtacttctttttaaataaaatctcttCAAAAGacctgttttgaaaataaaagttaCAACTTTGTGGTTATACCAAGAGGTCTGAAATCATGACTAGCAGTCAGAAAACCTCACAGTCAATCcgaaagaaatgtttgtaaagAAATAGGTTTGTTGCATCACACTCATAGTTCACGCCGATCAATGCACCCTGTAGTTGTTGGCTAGCCTGTGAGCTTCCacttcattctctgcagtgAGGGTGGTCTTGGTAGAACAGCGATCACACCCTTGTATATCTCCAGACTGGTGCAAACATCTGGAAGGAATGGAAGATTGTACTgcaggggaaaacaaaaacaagggaAGACAATTTCATGGGAACATTAGAAGGTTTACAAAGAAACAATTCAGCCCCTCTAGTTCACTGGGTTGCTAATAGCTAACTCATCCAAACGTTTTTTGAAAGAATCCAAACCACTGGAGTCCATAACATAACTGGATTGCTGTTCCACACTCCTTCAattctttgggtaaagaagtgcctcctgacAAGAAAACAACAGGACTCTGGTTAATGGAACCGAGGACagtcaaattattttattttggtttcttttAAGTCTAATGGGATGTACCCTGCATCAATGGAATACTttctttcatatatatatatatcatgttATGTAAAGCTGCTTGGATATTTAAGACAAATCTG is part of the Lepisosteus oculatus isolate fLepOcu1 chromosome 7, fLepOcu1.hap2, whole genome shotgun sequence genome and encodes:
- the cax1 gene encoding cation/H+ exchanger protein 1, which produces MPSDTDPPRRRRYTHETFEFPRDLEHRAEVQHRRGSLCDRQCLSSQHPDLTDTYSPTGSHQFGPFTPRFMAGQGVQSSIPSRCLHQSGDIQGCDRCSTKTTLTAENEVEAHRLANNYRFGFKKWKSHVTERPWEDRSEIVKELYSELNIIRSPTGSLVTCGNVTYVILFGWWISLAHAFISILMFLTVIGAQYGKLCWKLACFFLWPFGKSIQKFNNPFRKCCIRFPECEAIPEVDEVKETSPLMQSKRHVPVCSRSPGPSEPRYWCCVRTYVWLLLGYPFLFLIHALASFLSWILVFTIPVSKMNARTIRTILLMPPEQVSIRNLKRTDVSSESEVILCIYRAFNLYYYKYTVDGINVFAVNLLPLVIITLGIGYGDRDNQYASSPVKFTMALVSIVPLSYFIGMAIASISAQSSFAVGAVVNATFGSVIELTFYITALIHGYQEQNKCYEEIVKSALTGTLLGCILFVPGICMIIGGLKHQEQRFNSRSAGVSSALLFISVGGVFAPTLFSKAYGNLICQDCTNSSDNGTGPFVCMDCRYDLSENNYSLFHSHIEPLVYTVSVLLPAAYLIGLLFTLKTHSHIYDIHISECQVPGHHHSAVVHWSRWRALVILTVATLLMSVCADLTTEHIEPILSHSKVSQYFIGVTVLALIPELPELVNGIQFALQNNISLSFEVGSSIAVQVCMLQIPILILFNVFYDVGFVLIFSDLHLWASIFSVILVNYIFMDGKCDYFQGTALVVVYFILLALYFFAPSPAGC